Proteins encoded in a region of the Eschrichtius robustus isolate mEscRob2 chromosome 16, mEscRob2.pri, whole genome shotgun sequence genome:
- the LOC137749667 gene encoding WAP four-disulfide core domain protein 2 encodes MPSCRLGLLVAALLLGLLLGLPPVTGTGAEKSGVCPALEVDLNCTQECLSDGECADNLKCCRAGCATVCQMPNEKKGSCPQVDIAFPQLGLCLDQCQVDSQCPGLLKCCHNGCGKVSCVTPVF; translated from the exons ATGCCTAGCTGCCGCCTCGGTCTGCTCGTCGCCGCCCTCCTCCTTGGCCTGCTGCTGGGCCTCCCCCCGGTCACAG GCACAGGAGCAGAGAAATCAGGCGTGTGCCCCGCGCTGGAGGTGGACCTGAATTGCACGCAGGAGTGCCTCTCGGATGGGGAATGCGCGGACAATCTCAAGTGCTGCCGGGCCGGCTGCGCCACCGTCTGCCAGATGCCCAATG AAAAGAAGGGTTCCTGCCCTCAGGTGGACATCGCCTTCCCCCAGCTCGGCCTCTGCCTGGACCAGTGCCAGGTGGACAGCCAGTGTCCTGGTCTGTTGAAATGCTGCCACAATGGTTGCGGGAAAGTGTCCTGTGTCACACCTGTCTTCTGA